The Hahella sp. HNIBRBA332 genome window below encodes:
- a CDS encoding regulatory protein RecX: MDASANPDFEKIKQALLAKSLRLLARREYAERELRRKLEAGGAGADVVEAVIAHLLENNWLSDLRYAEILVRHRAGQGYGPIRISAELKQQGVESDLIRKAFAESGVDWFERAETTLSKRFRERPETPLELQKQKRYLLQRGFNFDEINEAVKADADEF, encoded by the coding sequence ATGGACGCTTCAGCCAACCCTGATTTTGAAAAAATAAAACAGGCGCTTTTGGCGAAATCGTTAAGATTGTTAGCTCGTCGGGAATATGCTGAGCGTGAACTTCGGCGCAAACTTGAGGCTGGGGGTGCAGGTGCAGACGTTGTGGAAGCGGTGATCGCTCATCTGTTGGAGAATAACTGGCTGAGCGATTTACGCTACGCGGAGATTCTGGTCCGGCATAGAGCAGGGCAAGGCTATGGCCCTATAAGAATTTCAGCGGAATTGAAGCAGCAGGGCGTGGAGTCGGACTTGATCAGAAAGGCGTTTGCGGAGTCCGGCGTGGACTGGTTTGAGCGTGCTGAGACGACTCTGAGTAAGCGATTTCGAGAGCGCCCGGAAACCCCGCTCGAATTACAGAAACAGAAGCGTTATCTGTTACAGAGAGGGTTTAATTTTGACGAAATCAATGAGGCGGTGAAGGCTGATGCAGATGAGTTTTGA